From the Streptomyces sp. Sge12 genome, the window CCGGGGAGGTGTTCGGGGACCCGACACGGACCGTGACGGTCCGCGCGGAGCTGTCCCGCGTACGCCGCCACCTCGCGGGGGTCCTCGCGCACCGGCCGTACCGCTTCGCGGAGGACGTGGAGGTGGAGCTGGTCCGCCCCCGGGACCCGGCGGCGCTGCTCCCTCACTCCACGGCTCCGGCGGTGGTCCGGGCCCGCCTGGGCCGGACGGGGCCCGGCATGATTCCCTGAGCTGCATGAGCACCATCACACTCACCACCTGGTCGCTGGAGATGACGTCCCGGGCGGACCTCGTCACGGCGGCTCCGGCCGGCCCGGAGATATCCATCGTGCGGTCGGAGGTCCCCTCCCCCGAGTTCAGCCGCTTCCTGTACGCGTCGGTGGGCGGTGACATCCACTGGACGGACCGGCTGAAGCTGACCCGCGCGCAGTGGGTGGAGCAGCTGGAGCGGCCGGGCGTCGAGACGTGGGTGGCGTACGACCGGGGCACGCCGGCGGGGTACGTGGAGCTGGACCCGCAGGACGACGGCGTGGTGGAGATCATGTACTTCGGTCTCCTGCCGGACTTCCGGGGCCGCCGCATCGGGGGGCACCTGCTGTCGGTGGGCGTCGCCCGGGCGTGGTCCCTGGCGGAGCGCTGGCCGGATCGGGAGCCGACCCGGCGGGTGTGGGTGCACACGTGCAGCCAGGACGGCCCGACGGCGATGAGCAACTACGAGCGGCGCGGCTTCAAGGTCTTCAAGACCGAGACGGAAGAGAAGGAAGACACCCCGACTCCCGGCCCCTGGCCCGGCGCGTAACGTCCCGGCGCCCGGCTCCGCCGGGACCCGGGGCTCCGCCCCCGGGACCCCGCGCCTCGAACGCCGGCGAGGCTGAGACATCCAGCCCCTCCGGCGCTTGAGGAGCGGGGCTTCGGGGCCGGGGCCCCGGCAGCGGAGCCGCGGCCGATCAGGGGC encodes:
- a CDS encoding GNAT family N-acetyltransferase, whose amino-acid sequence is MSTITLTTWSLEMTSRADLVTAAPAGPEISIVRSEVPSPEFSRFLYASVGGDIHWTDRLKLTRAQWVEQLERPGVETWVAYDRGTPAGYVELDPQDDGVVEIMYFGLLPDFRGRRIGGHLLSVGVARAWSLAERWPDREPTRRVWVHTCSQDGPTAMSNYERRGFKVFKTETEEKEDTPTPGPWPGA